In the genome of Bradysia coprophila strain Holo2 unplaced genomic scaffold, BU_Bcop_v1 contig_232, whole genome shotgun sequence, one region contains:
- the LOC119075768 gene encoding ATP-dependent RNA helicase glh-2-like isoform X1 → MAKFVVLLLAIVANCISHTTSFGVLGVGKKITGGFGVGFGAGHERRSDGHGEVGVHVEKNVFGLNEQAGVGVGSDGQVNAGFGIGFGGRHDGRGQLDSDSHSAVGVDVEKEMNSGYQGQGDVGAKGVAQIDNQSQSSVGTVLGAGKRITGGFGAGVAHERRSDGHGEVGIHAEKNVGLNEQAGVGVGSDGHVNLGFGVGFGGGHDVNGQLDSNRHSSVGVDVEKKITTGLQGQLDSDSHSSVGGDVEKKIDSGLQVQGGAEGDAQINNDSQGTVGTVFGAGKKITSGFGAGVGIAHERRGDGHGEVGIHAEKNVLGLNEQAGVGVGSDGQVNADFGVGFGGGHDVNGQIDSDRHNSVGVDVEKKITTGLQGQLGSDSHSSVGGDVEKKITTGLQGQLGSDSHSSVGGDVEKKINSGLQVQGGAEGDAQIDNHSQGLVGAVFGFGKKINSGFGAGVGVAHERRIDGHGEVGIHAEKNVGLNEQAGVGVGSGGQVGGGHDINGQLDTDSHSSIGGDVEKKINSEIQGQGDVGIEGDAQTDNRSHGSVGTVFGFGKRISGGFGVGAGAGHERRSDGHGEVGLHVEKNVFGLNENAGVGIGSDGKVNVGFGIGFGGGASGGARSSHSSGGLYRIG, encoded by the exons ATGGCAAAGTTTGTg GTCCTTTTATTGGCGATCGTAGCAAATTGTATAAGTCACACTACTTCATTCGGTGTTCTTGgagttggaaaaaaaattactggtGGATTTGGTGTTGGTTTTGGAGCAGGGCATGAACGTAGAAGTGACGGTCATGGAGAAGTCGGTGTTCATGTAGAAAAGAATGTATTTGGACTCAATGAACAAGCAGGAGTTGGAGTTGGAAGTGATGGGCAGGTCAATGCAGGGTTTGGCATTGGGTTTGGAGGAAGACATGATGGTAGAGGACAACTGGATAGCGACAGTCACAGTGCAGTAGGTGTTGATGTAGAAAAGGAGATGAATAGTGGATATCAGGGGCAAGGAGACGTTGGAGCTAAAGGTGTTGCACAAATAGATAATCAAAGTCAAAGTTCAGTCGGTACTGTTCTTGGGGCTGGAAAAAGAATTACTGGTGGATTTGGTGCTGGTGTTGCCCACGAGCGTAGAAGCGACGGTCATGGAGAAGTCGGTATTCATGCTGAAAAGAATGTAGGGCTCAATGAACAAGCAGGAGTAGGTGTTGGAAGTGATGGACACGTCAATTTAGGTTTTGGCGTTGGGTTTGGAGGAGGACACGATGTTAATGGACAACTCGATAGCAACAGGCACAGTTCAGTAGGTGTTGATGTAGAAAAGAAGATTACCACTGGACTTCAGGGACAGCTCGATAGTGACAGTCATAGTTCAGTAGGTGGTGACGTAGAAAAGAAGATTGACAGTGGACTTCAGGTGCAAGGTGGAGCTGAAGGTGATGCACAAATAAACAATGACAGTCAAGGTACAGTCGGTACTGTTTTTGGggctggaaaaaaaattactagCGGATTTGGTGCTGGTGTTGGTATAGCCCACGAGCGTAGAGGCGACGGCCATGGAGAAGTCGGTATTCATGCTGAAAAGAATGTACTTGGGCTCAATGAACAAGCAGGAGTTGGAGTTGGAAGTGATGGACAGGTCAATGCAGATTTTGGTGTTGGGTTTGGAGGAGGACACGATGTTAATGGACAAATCGATAGCGACAGGCACAATTCAGTAGGTGTTGACGTAGAAAAGAAGATTACCACTGGACTTCAGGGACAACTCGGTAGTGACAGTCATAGTTCAGTAGGTGGTGACGTAGAAAAGAAGATTACCACTGGACTTCAGGGACAACTCGGTAGTGACAGTCATAGTTCAGTAGGTGGTGACGTAGAAAAGAAGATTAACAGTGGACTTCAGGTGCAAGGTGGAGCTGAAGGTGATGCACAAATAGACAATCACAGTCAAGGTTTAGTCGGTGCTGTTTTCGgattcggaaaaaaaattaatagcGGATTTGGTGCTGGTGTTGGTGTAGCCCACGAGCGTAGAATCGACGGACATGGGGAAGTCGGTATTCATGCTGAAAAGAATGTAGGGCTCAATGAACAAGCAGGAGTTGGTGTTGGAAGTGGTGGACAGGTTGGAGGAGGACACGATATTAATGGACAACTCGATACTGACAGTCATAGTTCAATAGGTGGTGACGTAGAAAAGAAGATTAACAGTGAAATTCAGGGACAAGGAGACGTCGGAATTGAAGGTGATGCACAAACAGACAATCGCAGTCATGGCTCAGTCGGTACTGTTTTCGGATTCGGAAAAAGAATTTCTGGCGGATTTGGTGTTGGAGC TGGAGCAGGGCACGAACGTAGAAGCGACGGTCATGGAGAAGTAGGTCTTCATGTCGAGAAGAATGTATTTGGACTTAATGAAAATGCAGGAGTTGGAATTGGAAGTGATGGAAAAGTCAATGTAGGATTTGGTATTGGGTTTGGAGGAGGTGCTAGTGGTGGAGCTAGAAGCAGTCACAGTTCAGGCGGACTTTACCGTATCGGCTAA
- the LOC119075768 gene encoding glycine-rich cell wall structural protein 1-like isoform X2 — MAKFVVLLLAIVANCISHTTSFGVLGVGKKITGGFGVGFGAGHERRSDGHGEVGVHVEKNVFGLNEQAGVGVGSDGQVNAGFGIGFGGRHDGRGQLDSDSHSAVGVDVEKEMNSGYQGQGDVGAKGVAQIDNQSQSSVGTVLGAGKRITGGFGAGVAHERRSDGHGEVGIHAEKNVGLNEQAGVGVGSDGHVNLGFGVGFGGGHDVNGQLDSNRHSSVGVDVEKKITTGLQGQLDSDSHSSVGGDVEKKIDSGLQVQGGAEGDAQINNDSQGTVGTVFGAGKKITSGFGAGVGIAHERRGDGHGEVGIHAEKNVLGLNEQAGVGVGSDGQVNADFGVGFGGGHDVNGQIDSDRHNSVGVDVEKKINTEIQGQGDVGVEGDAQINNHNHGSVGTALGFGKRISGGFGVGAGHNSNGELDGDSHSSVGVAVEKKINTEIQGQGDAGVEGDAKINNHSHGSVGTALGFGKKITGGLGVGFGAGHERRSDGHGEVGLHVEKNVFGLNENAGVGIGSDGKVNVGFGIGFGGGASGGARSSHSSGGLYRIG; from the exons ATGGCAAAGTTTGTg GTCCTTTTATTGGCGATCGTAGCAAATTGTATAAGTCACACTACTTCATTCGGTGTTCTTGgagttggaaaaaaaattactggtGGATTTGGTGTTGGTTTTGGAGCAGGGCATGAACGTAGAAGTGACGGTCATGGAGAAGTCGGTGTTCATGTAGAAAAGAATGTATTTGGACTCAATGAACAAGCAGGAGTTGGAGTTGGAAGTGATGGGCAGGTCAATGCAGGGTTTGGCATTGGGTTTGGAGGAAGACATGATGGTAGAGGACAACTGGATAGCGACAGTCACAGTGCAGTAGGTGTTGATGTAGAAAAGGAGATGAATAGTGGATATCAGGGGCAAGGAGACGTTGGAGCTAAAGGTGTTGCACAAATAGATAATCAAAGTCAAAGTTCAGTCGGTACTGTTCTTGGGGCTGGAAAAAGAATTACTGGTGGATTTGGTGCTGGTGTTGCCCACGAGCGTAGAAGCGACGGTCATGGAGAAGTCGGTATTCATGCTGAAAAGAATGTAGGGCTCAATGAACAAGCAGGAGTAGGTGTTGGAAGTGATGGACACGTCAATTTAGGTTTTGGCGTTGGGTTTGGAGGAGGACACGATGTTAATGGACAACTCGATAGCAACAGGCACAGTTCAGTAGGTGTTGATGTAGAAAAGAAGATTACCACTGGACTTCAGGGACAGCTCGATAGTGACAGTCATAGTTCAGTAGGTGGTGACGTAGAAAAGAAGATTGACAGTGGACTTCAGGTGCAAGGTGGAGCTGAAGGTGATGCACAAATAAACAATGACAGTCAAGGTACAGTCGGTACTGTTTTTGGggctggaaaaaaaattactagCGGATTTGGTGCTGGTGTTGGTATAGCCCACGAGCGTAGAGGCGACGGCCATGGAGAAGTCGGTATTCATGCTGAAAAGAATGTACTTGGGCTCAATGAACAAGCAGGAGTTGGAGTTGGAAGTGATGGACAGGTCAATGCAGATTTTGGTGTTGGGTTTGGAGGAGGACACGATGTTAATGGACAAATCGATAGCGACAGGCACAATTCAGTAG GTGTTGACGTAGAAAAAAAGATTAACACTGAAATTCAGGGACAAGGAGACGTCGGAGTTGAAGGTGATGCACAAATAAACAATCACAATCATGGCTCAGTCGGTACTGCTCTCGGATTCGGAAAAAGAATTTCTGGTGGATTCGGTGTTGGAGCAGGACACAACAGTAATGGAGAACTTGATGGTGACAGTCATAGTTCAGTAGGTGTTGCCGTAGAAAAAAAGATTAACACTGAAATTCAGGGACAAGGAGACGCCGGAGTTGAAGGCGatgcaaaaataaacaatcacAGTCATGGCTCAGTCGGTACTGCTCTCggatttggaaaaaaaattactggtGGATTAGGTGTTGGATTTGGAGCAGGGCACGAACGTAGAAGCGACGGTCATGGAGAAGTAGGTCTTCATGTCGAGAAGAATGTATTTGGACTTAATGAAAATGCAGGAGTTGGAATTGGAAGTGATGGAAAAGTCAATGTAGGATTTGGTATTGGGTTTGGAGGAGGTGCTAGTGGTGGAGCTAGAAGCAGTCACAGTTCAGGCGGACTTTACCGTATCGGCTAA